The following nucleotide sequence is from Vanrija pseudolonga chromosome 4, complete sequence.
ATCACACCATCCAGCCGAGTCGAGTGGAGGTCGACCACATATCTTGGTCGTCGTCTTTGTCATCCTCCAACACCGTCCACATCACAATGTCCCTGCCACGCCTGCCGTACCAAGTAGTCAACGCGTTcgcgcccaccccgcacGCGGGTAACCAGGCGTCCGTGGTCCTTCTTCCCGCGGGCGACccgcgcgccagcgacgacgggtACCtccaggccgtcgcggcggatTTCAACCTCGCAGAGACGGCGTACCTGGAGCCGATTGACGCGGAGGCCAAGGTGCCAGTCTACTCGCTGCGGTGGTTCACCCCGGTCGAAGTAAGCTCTACGTGGGATGCTCGCTGACGACCCAGGAAGTGCCCTTGTGCGGACATGCAACCCTCGCCTCCGCACACGTCCTCTTCGGCCTCCACCCCACCGCGAACGAACTGGCCTTCGAGACGCGCTTCCGcggcacgctgcgcgcgcaccgcgagggcgagctcgtgcgcctcgacctccccaTTGCCGAGGTGGAGCCCAACACCGACCCCCGCCTGGGCGCCGTAGTGGCCTCTGCGCTTGGGTTCGATGAGGGGGATATCGTCCGTATCGGGGTGTATGACTACGGTGGTCCCAGCCCCGTGGTGCAGAtcaagcccgaggtcgaTCTGGGCAAGCTCGAGATCAATCTCTCCAAGCTGGTGAGCTGCGGCGCTGTGAATGCCGCACACCCATGCTGATGGCCGGACCTAGGAGGACAAGATCCCCGTCATCCTCGTGCTGACCCAGCTGGACGGCACGACAGGCGACGCGATCAAAGCCAACGCGCGCGTGTTCGACCCGTACATCCCAGACCCAGAGGATCCTGTCGTGAGTGCCACCGCTAAACCGCCCAACTGACGATAGACCGGCTCAGCGTGGGCCACATTGACGGGATACTACCTCACTGGGCTGGGCAAGGCGGACGCCCAGGCGCTCGTGGGGGACAGACGGCTCGAGGATGTCCCAATCGACGCGCACCAGCTCAgcgcgcgtggtggaggCATGACCTGCCGCCTTGTTGACGGGCGggcg
It contains:
- the BH0283_2 gene encoding putative isomerase yields the protein MSLPRLPYQVVNAFAPTPHAGNQASVVLLPAGDPRASDDGYLQAVAADFNLAETAYLEPIDAEAKVPVYSLRWFTPVEEVPLCGHATLASAHVLFGLHPTANELAFETRFRGTLRAHREGELVRLDLPIAEVEPNTDPRLGAVVASALGFDEGDIVRIGVYDYGGPSPVVQIKPEVDLGKLEINLSKLEDKIPVILVLTQLDGTTGDAIKANARVFDPYIPDPEDPVTGSAWATLTGYYLTGLGKADAQALVGDRRLEDVPIDAHQLSARGGGMTCRLVDGRAHLVGRGWRTHVGELEVL